A region of Streptomyces sp. NBC_01750 DNA encodes the following proteins:
- a CDS encoding carbohydrate-binding protein, translating into MSRPRTILLAALALLLAAAGPTAVPSPAAASDNGLSLRPAMGWSSWSFVRRQPTEAKLKAQADALVSSGLQDHGYVYINLDDFYQKCDAGGFTVDQYGRWAVDEAKFPSGIKALADFIHSKGLKFGFYVTPGIAKNAVTRNTPIEGTSYHAKDIADTSKQEKNYNCKNMYYIDYSKPGSQEFVNSWARQFASWGVDYLKIDGVGSHDIPDVRAWDKALRASGRSINYALSNNLAIADAPTWRQLANSWRTQGDVECYCGPGPNGSGFPLTTWDKVATRFNSAASWQQYAGPGGWNDLDSLEIGNGDQVGLNADQRRSQMTLWAMAASPLLLGTDLTALTATDKAMLTNDRLIAVDQDGVAARRIVNSGSQQVWSKREAVGDYIVALFNTGTSGNQTVSVNWSQVGFPGAAAVTDLWSGGSGPVVSGSYSATLRPGETRLIRATPQSSTAVRYEAENASYSAGSTVDSDHGGFSGSGFVNTPNAAGAYVEWTVESATAEDTSIAIRYANGTAAGRPMDVAVNGAVVSAGRAFNGTGSWTTWADATLTVPLKAGSNTVRVTATTANGAPNLDYLDRG; encoded by the coding sequence ATGAGTCGTCCGAGAACCATCCTCCTCGCGGCGCTCGCGCTGCTCCTCGCGGCGGCCGGACCGACCGCGGTCCCGTCACCCGCCGCCGCATCCGACAACGGTCTCTCCCTGCGGCCCGCCATGGGCTGGTCCAGCTGGAGCTTCGTACGCCGTCAGCCCACCGAGGCCAAACTGAAGGCCCAGGCCGACGCCCTGGTCAGCAGCGGTCTCCAGGACCACGGCTACGTCTACATCAACCTCGACGACTTCTACCAGAAGTGCGACGCAGGCGGCTTCACGGTCGACCAGTACGGGCGCTGGGCCGTCGACGAGGCGAAATTCCCCTCCGGCATCAAGGCCCTGGCCGACTTCATCCACTCCAAGGGGCTGAAGTTCGGCTTCTACGTCACCCCCGGCATCGCCAAGAACGCCGTCACCAGGAACACGCCGATCGAAGGGACCTCGTACCACGCCAAGGACATCGCCGACACGTCCAAGCAGGAGAAGAACTACAACTGCAAGAACATGTACTACATCGACTACAGCAAGCCAGGCTCCCAGGAATTCGTGAATTCATGGGCCCGCCAGTTCGCTTCCTGGGGAGTCGACTACCTCAAGATCGACGGCGTGGGCAGCCATGACATCCCCGACGTCCGCGCCTGGGACAAGGCATTGCGCGCCTCCGGCCGTTCCATCAACTACGCCCTCTCCAACAACCTCGCCATCGCCGACGCACCCACCTGGCGACAGCTCGCCAACAGCTGGCGCACCCAGGGCGACGTCGAGTGCTACTGCGGTCCCGGGCCCAACGGCAGCGGCTTCCCGCTCACCACCTGGGACAAGGTGGCCACTCGCTTCAACTCCGCCGCGAGCTGGCAGCAGTACGCGGGACCCGGCGGCTGGAACGACCTCGACTCGCTGGAGATAGGCAACGGCGACCAGGTCGGGCTCAACGCGGACCAGCGGCGCTCGCAGATGACCCTGTGGGCGATGGCCGCGTCCCCGCTGCTGCTCGGAACCGACCTCACCGCGCTCACCGCCACCGACAAGGCGATGCTGACGAACGACCGGCTGATTGCGGTCGACCAGGACGGCGTCGCGGCCAGACGGATCGTCAACTCCGGTTCCCAGCAGGTCTGGAGCAAGCGGGAGGCAGTCGGCGACTACATCGTCGCCCTCTTCAACACCGGGACGTCGGGCAACCAGACCGTCAGCGTGAACTGGTCGCAGGTCGGCTTCCCCGGAGCCGCCGCCGTCACCGACCTCTGGTCGGGCGGGAGCGGCCCAGTGGTGAGCGGCTCCTACAGCGCGACGCTGCGGCCGGGGGAGACCCGGCTGATCCGGGCCACCCCGCAATCGAGCACCGCTGTGCGGTACGAGGCCGAGAACGCCTCGTACAGCGCGGGGTCGACCGTCGACAGCGATCACGGCGGCTTCAGCGGCAGCGGATTCGTGAACACGCCGAATGCGGCCGGGGCGTACGTGGAGTGGACGGTCGAATCGGCGACCGCCGAAGACACCTCGATCGCGATCAGGTACGCCAACGGCACCGCCGCGGGACGCCCGATGGACGTCGCCGTCAACGGCGCTGTCGTCTCGGCCGGCCGCGCCTTCAACGGCACCGGCTCCTGGACCACCTGGGCCGACGCCACCCTCACCGTCCCGCTCAAGGCGGGTTCGAACACCGTACGCGTCACCGCCACGACGGCCAACGGCGCACCCAATCTCGACTACCTCGACAGGGGATGA
- a CDS encoding chitinase: MTTVRPPTTPLRKSALGAGLFGLLCSPLLAALPAAGAAPEAPDATAAPKAPGAMAAAPYEYLGWGSPQKPTDVMAATGVKWFTLAFILSDGGCNPKWDGSRALKGGSDESAIKSIRAAGGDIVVSVGGWSGAKLGEKCSSASALAGAYQKVIDAYKLKAFDIDIENTEFGNATVRQRVVDALKIVEQKNPGIVTYITMGTTPNGPDATGKDLIKRGANAGLAADAWVVMPFDFGGHSGTMGQASVGALEGLKNSVKSAYGYGDSVASAYGYGDSVAYQHIGVSSMNGRTDEAGETVTQGDFKTILNYAKQHHIARYAFWSVNRDRSCGSGGDADACSGVSQSPYAYTKIVAQYGG, from the coding sequence ATGACAACCGTGCGACCCCCCACCACACCGCTCCGTAAGTCCGCGCTCGGCGCGGGGCTCTTCGGGCTGCTCTGCTCACCGCTGCTCGCGGCCCTCCCGGCCGCCGGCGCGGCCCCGGAAGCGCCCGACGCGACAGCGGCCCCCAAGGCACCGGGCGCGATGGCCGCGGCCCCGTACGAATACCTCGGCTGGGGCAGTCCCCAGAAGCCCACCGACGTCATGGCCGCCACCGGCGTGAAGTGGTTCACGCTCGCCTTCATCCTCTCCGACGGCGGCTGCAACCCGAAGTGGGACGGCAGCCGCGCCCTCAAGGGCGGCTCCGACGAGTCGGCCATCAAGTCCATCCGCGCCGCAGGCGGCGACATCGTCGTCTCCGTCGGCGGCTGGAGCGGCGCGAAGCTCGGCGAGAAGTGCTCCAGTGCCTCGGCGCTTGCCGGCGCCTACCAGAAGGTGATCGACGCCTACAAGCTCAAGGCCTTCGACATCGACATCGAGAACACCGAGTTCGGCAACGCGACCGTCCGGCAGCGGGTGGTCGACGCGCTGAAGATCGTCGAGCAGAAGAACCCGGGCATCGTCACCTATATCACCATGGGCACCACCCCCAACGGCCCGGACGCCACCGGCAAGGACCTGATCAAGCGCGGGGCCAATGCGGGTCTGGCCGCCGACGCCTGGGTGGTCATGCCCTTCGACTTCGGCGGGCACAGCGGCACCATGGGCCAGGCTTCGGTCGGCGCCCTGGAAGGCCTCAAGAACTCGGTCAAGAGCGCCTACGGCTACGGCGACTCCGTCGCCAGCGCCTACGGCTACGGCGACTCCGTCGCTTACCAGCACATCGGCGTCTCGTCGATGAACGGCAGGACCGATGAGGCCGGCGAGACCGTCACCCAGGGCGACTTCAAGACGATCCTCAACTACGCCAAGCAGCACCACATCGCGCGTTATGCCTTCTGGTCGGTCAACCGCGACCGCAGCTGCGGCTCCGGCGGCGACGCGGACGCCTGCAGCGGCGTCTCCCAGTCCCCTTACGCCTACACCAAGATCGTGGCCCAGTACGGCGGCTGA